The genomic DNA AAGTTCTCTAAATTCTGGGTCTTTAGGATTTCCTCCATGGAAACCTCCAATATCAGTAGTCCACCATGGTATACCTGCCAGTCCCATATTTAACCCTGTATTTACTTGATTATTAAAAGCTTCAAAACTAGAATCAATGTCACCAGACCATACTAAAGCTCCATACTTTTGAGCTCCTGCCCAAGCTCCTCTTACAAGAGTTACAACAGACTCTATGTCATTATGTAAACCATCATAAATCATTTTTAAATAATCAATAGGATAAATATTACCACAACTTAAAACATTTCCTTTTTTATATCTATAGTTATCAAAATCATACACAGAATAGCCAGGTTCAGCTACATCTAACCAATAATAGTCAATCCCAAGTTGTTTATAATTTTTATCTATTCTATCCCAAACATATTCTCTTGCATTTTCATTTGTCATATCTACAAAGACTGTATTTCCTTGAATTTGCATTGTCATTCTAACACCACGATTAACATTGACTAAATAGCCATTTTCTAAATAATCATTGTAGTTTTCTGCATCACTTTGAACTGTAGGCCATACAGATACTATTGGTTCTACTGAATACTCTTCTTTCAATTTTTTAACTAATTCTTTAGGATTTTTCCAATAATCTAAGTCAAATTTATATTCACCTTGCTTAGGCCAATGAAAATAGTCAATTGCAATTGATGAAAGCTTAATTCCTCTTTTAGAATATTCCTTCACAACATCTAAAACTTCTTCTGAAGTTCTATATCTTAGTTTACTTTGCCATAGTCCTAAAAGGTTTTCAGGCATCATAGGAACAGTTCCAGTAACTTGAGAGTAATTTTTATTTAACTCTTTTGGGCTTTCTCCACAAGTAATCCAATAATCTATAAAATTTGTAGAAAACATCTTCCATTCTGTCATATTTTTAGCAAAAGATACTTTTCCAATTCCCGGATTATTCCATAAAAGTCCATAACCTAGACTAGAAATATAAAAAGGAACTGATATTTGAGAATTTCTTTGGGCTAACTCCAAAACAGTATTCTTTAAATCTAAAAATTTATGTTGATATTGTCCCATTCCAAAAATCTTTTCAGAAGGCTCAGATTCAAATCTAGTAGTTACTTCAAATTCTCCACTATAGCTTGGTCGATATTCTCTTGATTTTAACTTTAGAGTAGAGTTAAAGTCTTTGGTAATCTCAATTGTCCCTACATCTTCTCCACCATCATCATGTTTTACAGCTCTTAATCGAATATATTCTTTCAATAATATTTCATTTTTATCATTATAAAAAGTAATTCTATCTCTATGGTCTAAGACAGCTTTTATCTTTCCATTTTTAATGATTGCACTTCCATCTTCATTTTTATTAATTGTAATATCATCTTTATTTAACTTAGGTTTTTCGTTAAGAGCATAGTTTTCATCAACAAAATTTTGGTCTACAAACGACCTAATACGTAAAGAGTTTTTTCCCCATGCTTCTATTCGCAATAGTTCATTGTCAAATCTTTTTTCAATATAGTCTTCAGATATTTTTATCACGGCTACCTCCTAAATCAATGGTATAATATTCTATCTTTGTGTAGCTTAAGTTAAATAATGTCGTTTAGTATCGTTATTTATAAATTAGGTTTTATATATAATTCATTTGTACATTAAACTAACTTACCAATAATATACTTTATTTGACTTTGTTTGTCAATCGCTTTCCGGATTTTAGTAAAATTTTCTAATATATTGCTGGAAAGTCGTTCTTAATATCTTTTATTTATACTTTTAATATCTGTGAT from Clostridioides difficile ATCC 9689 = DSM 1296 includes the following:
- a CDS encoding glycosyl hydrolase yields the protein MIKISEDYIEKRFDNELLRIEAWGKNSLRIRSFVDQNFVDENYALNEKPKLNKDDITINKNEDGSAIIKNGKIKAVLDHRDRITFYNDKNEILLKEYIRLRAVKHDDGGEDVGTIEITKDFNSTLKLKSREYRPSYSGEFEVTTRFESEPSEKIFGMGQYQHKFLDLKNTVLELAQRNSQISVPFYISSLGYGLLWNNPGIGKVSFAKNMTEWKMFSTNFIDYWITCGESPKELNKNYSQVTGTVPMMPENLLGLWQSKLRYRTSEEVLDVVKEYSKRGIKLSSIAIDYFHWPKQGEYKFDLDYWKNPKELVKKLKEEYSVEPIVSVWPTVQSDAENYNDYLENGYLVNVNRGVRMTMQIQGNTVFVDMTNENAREYVWDRIDKNYKQLGIDYYWLDVAEPGYSVYDFDNYRYKKGNVLSCGNIYPIDYLKMIYDGLHNDIESVVTLVRGAWAGAQKYGALVWSGDIDSSFEAFNNQVNTGLNMGLAGIPWWTTDIGGFHGGNPKDPEFRELMVRWFQYATFSPILRMHGDRLPHSKPLSNKGGGSMVTGAPNEIWSYGEEVEVILTKFIKIRESLKTYLKKLMKEAHEDGTPVMRTLFYEFPEDDKTWEVDNTYMLGDEILVAPIMNYKDRSRKVYLPKGHTWENIFSGVSYEGGKTYEVECPLEEIPIFLKQDSSYNFKELKNILGEVKS